The following proteins are co-located in the Haliotis asinina isolate JCU_RB_2024 chromosome 13, JCU_Hal_asi_v2, whole genome shotgun sequence genome:
- the LOC137259397 gene encoding A disintegrin and metalloproteinase with thrombospondin motifs 9-like has protein sequence MEQELLLASNPHTCSEIKKEIPTVQSGEYNIAPLAPQFRGVSVKVFCLMNDSHQLEYVTLPNKNIGNYPKRSSIDCGYERPYLPITAVGKDGVTLYQKIRIIPSTMTVLRADTTFTTGTKKEPHTFGRAEDCYSSVVDCKRRGTFHIDTQGTGMKFAKDLEWTGDGYASKVNSVTRTHDGAVIDLVCGGWCAGCAPVGDMVLYPNGQDIQS, from the exons ATGGAGCAGGAACTGTTATTGGCTTCaa ATCCTCATACATGTTCAGAGATCAAGAAAGAAATCCCAACTGTTCAAAGCGGGGAGTACAACATCGCACCCTTAGCTCCTCAGTTCAGGGGAGTGTCAGTGAAGGTGTTCTGCCTGATGAATGACTCACACCAGCTGGAGTATGTCACGCTGCCAAATAAGAACATTGGAAACTATCCTAAGAGGTCGAGCATAGACTGTGGATATGAGAGACCATATTTACCGATAACTGCTGTTGGCAAAGACGGAGTAACGCTATACCAGAAGATCAGAATTATACCATCG ACAATGACTGTTCTAAGAGCTGATACCACCTTCACCACCGGGACGAAGAAGGAGCCACATACatttggtagagcggaggattGTTACTCAAGTGTGGTAGACTGCAAACGAAGAGGAACCTTTCACATTGACACACAGGGGACAGGGATGAAGTTCGCCAAAGAT CTCGAGTGGACTGGAGATGGATACGCGTCCAAAGTCAACAGTGTTACCCGGACACATGATGGTGCTGTCATTGATCTGGTTTGTGGGGGCTGGTGTGCGGGATGTGCTCCTGTGGGAGACATGGTCCTCTATCCGAACGGCCAGGATATTCAGTCATAA